DNA sequence from the Drosophila sechellia strain sech25 chromosome 3L, ASM438219v1, whole genome shotgun sequence genome:
CTGAATTGGTGGTCTGGTGATCTGGGGATCTGGTGAGCTATGTGAGTGGTTTGGTGATGTGTGCTAGCTTGATTTTGTTAAAAGCTGGTCATGATcagtggcggtggtggtggtggtggtgttggtggtgcACCCTCTACGCAACTTACGTGTGGCTGTGATGCATGTTCAGGTTGGGCAGGCTCTGGCCCAGATGGTTCATTGGCTGCACGGAGAGCGTGTTAGCCGACTTGGAGCCCATCTGGCCGATAATGCCCATCTTGGTCTTGTGCAGACCACTGATCAATTGCTGCTTGCCCTTCAGGTTCACTCCGTGGTTGCCTGCAATTGTGAGAGGTTACGAGAACATATGATTAGTTATTGTTCTATTTCTAAACcttttaaatttcttaaaTATATACCCCAAGAACCAAGCACCTGGATATCCCAAGCCTGATTACTCACCTGTCATTATGCTGGAGCCCTCGTCGCTGGACACCGAGTTTGTCTTTTCAAAGTCGACGGATATGTTGCGGGAGTCGTTCCACTCGACGCTGCCGCTGTGGCTGTTGTTCGCACTGGAGACGTGGCTGCAGATGGAGGAGTTCATCGGTGACTTGCGTACGCCCAGGGAATCGGCGGTGCCGCCGCTGGTGGCACTTCCACCAAACCGGAAGCTATCGCCGCCGCCCACCGTTCCACttccgctgccgccgccgccgcctccgcgCTTCAGTCTTTGGTAGATCGTCTTTGCCCGCCACAGGGCGTCGTACCAGTTCTTGGCCTCGGTGCACTGCAGCGTAAACGCCGTGGTGGCCACCTGGAACTCATTGAGGTACACACAGTTCAGTGAATTGTTCGGCGCCAGCTGAACAATTAGCTGGTCGGTCAGGTACGGCTGCCGGATGACCTTTAGAGCGCCCAGTCCCCGCTTGGCGATCGTCTTGCACACCAGGAGGAGATCCGTGAGCAGGAAGCAGTGCACATCGGACTTGCCGAGGTTGTCCTTGAACTTGTGATCGCCCTCCATGAACAGGTGACGCACATGGTAGGCCGGGCAACCGCGCATCGGAGCACAGAGGTCAAACATCTGGCTGTGCTGCTTGATCAGCTTGTCCAGCATCTCGTTGTTGGTGTCCTGCAAGGATTGTGAAGCAAATATGGTAAAGGTAAATGAAGCAAATCCTGTGACTCACCACCACATCGTAGGACTCGATCCGCACCATCACGCCCTTGAGCCGCTCGTTCTCCTGCCGCATCGTCAAGTGGTTGTTCACACTGCCCACAAAGTTCTCCACGCTGTGCATCATGACGTCGATGGCCTCGATCTCCTCCACGTCGCTCATGTGCTTCTTGATGGCGGCCAGGAGGAGGCTGTACTTGGTCAGTCGCTGCATGGGTCGCACCACAATGTCCGCGAGTCGCAGGCGGTTGCACATCTTCTGCGACTCGCACCACGCCAAGTAGGAGGTGAATAAGGCATTGTTATGGTTTAGCTCCTTGCAGTAGAACTGGCAGGTGCTCTGTTCCGCACAGTAGATCTGCCAAGGATTTTCCAGAGACATCAGCAATATATGTACGAGTATTCGTTCTCAAGACCCACCTTATATGGCGCAAAAATGGAGGCGAAGGAAAGGAACCCCTCCTGAAAAAAAGCGCATCGCAGTGGCTCGTGGGTGATGACACTGTGTGCCACCATGGGATAGAGCCACAGTGTCCAGAACATGATGTTCGCCTCGCACACAGCCCTCACATTGGAGAACAGTCGAGCCTGGTCCACGTCGATCAGCAGCCGCTCCTCCTGCACGGCCTCCAAGCAGGCTAGGAACAACTGCAAATGCATTCAAAGATCAGAGCTAGTTGGGGGACGGGAATCAAAGTGTGTCCACTCACATCAGTCACTGTTTGCAGGGCGTGAATGTAGTACACCTCGGTGGTAACCAGCTCCCATATGGCCGTTTGGATCTTCACCTCCGACTCGCTCATCGAATCGCTATTTACAAAATCCCGCCACGATTTGTGCATACCCTGCAGATAGGCCAGTGAGTTGACCAGGTCCGGATGGTCAAAGTTCATGCTGTCCGCCCGCTGGGGCACTCCGTTCTTGGCATAGCTGTTCAGCAGCTCGCACAGCTGGCTCTGCTGGGGATTCTTGATGCCGAATATGGAGGACCACCGTTGCTTGATCTGCTTGCCGGGCGCCACTCCCGACTCACTGGTCTCCTCGGTGGAGACGGAGGGCAGGAGTCGGGGCGGTGGTTGTCGGGAACCCTGTGGTTGACGAGATTTAACCATATTATTCATAAAATATGTTTATCTACTTTAGTAGTATTCGTTGTAACATTCATTTGgggaaaattgaaatgcattCAAACTCACAAGCTTAAAGCGACATTTTTAACCCAGCCGGATATTAAGTATATTAAATGGCAGGACCCTTTTCATTAGCTTTAACTTTATTTGATCCCAGGTCAGTTAAGTGACGCCGGTGTTCCCACAAAGCATGAAACCCATCCCGTTTCCGGGTAAAACTTACAAAGGAAGCTGCCTTCTGCAGGGGCTTGCGGTTGCTGCCTCGTTCTGTGATGCAGAGATGGTGTCCAGCCAGGCTCTCCACATCGGTCTGCTCATCCACGGAAACGGGCAGGAGCGAAGGACCTGGCGGGAAAAACGGAACAAAACAAGCTCAAAATGGTAATGGATCCGAGGGAGCTCAGCGCAAACGTCATACCTGCATCTAAAAAACTGGGCGTGGGATTATTGTCCGTAATGGTGATTTGTGTAAAGCTGAGGTTCCGCCTACGCAGGGCGTGGCTGAGTGCGTTACTAAAAGTGTGGATGGATGGATTTGAAATCATTATATCCGGAAGCGCATTATCTAGAGACTCACAGTAGTGTCACGCCTTTGGTGGCCGGAATGAACTCCTCATCTGGCTGCTGCGACGAGTCCAGGCAGAATGACACGGAGAAGAACTCGGAACTGGATACCTAAACAAATGAATGAGTCTAGCATTAAGTGGGCGAATAAGAGCTATCTTATTGATGCAGAACCCTGTTAATTCACGGAACGAACCCAAAAGAAGGACCTTTCAATCTAGCCTTCGAAAAGGCCACAAAGagatgcactggaaaaaattaacAGCACTCTCTTTGATGGCCCTCCGAAGTGTGAAGATTGCATCTGGAGGTCGCGTGGAAATGGGATTCTGCAACCACAAAAACTACTgcaaataaaaaccaaacatCAAGGAATATTCTCCGTGTTTGTGTTGGTCGGAAACGAGGCGGAATTCTTGCTCGGCAAGTGACAGAAAAGCGGGTGGCGGCAgtggaaaaccaaaaaaggaaaatggaaaaaggaaAGGATAGCTGGAAAAGTTCTAGAACAACTTTTGCTGATTACGGCGACAAAGAcaaataaagaaattaaaaatgtacatTCCCCCGCCCATCCAACAGTTGGCACCATCGCCAATCATAATTCACCATCCTTAGCTGCAGGCTTATTTCTCGCCGGGGTGACAGGACCTTCTAATTGTGCAGCCATTCGAGATCTGTTTGTCTTTTGACCAGGTGAATCATGGGCTCCAGTTGATTCACTTGATACCCACTCACCTCGCTGCGCGTCAGCAGTGGCTTCTTGCGCTTCATGAACGAGGATTTCTTTTTCATCGTCGAACCGGAGGACGTGGAGCAGCCGACCGGGGAGGTTAGGCCACCACCACCTgcgccgccaccaccaccaactcCGCCGCCGCCCAAGGTCGCGGATGTGGCGCTGTGTGGACTCAGCGTCGAGGACGAGGATGTGGCCGCCGCCTCGCCAGCAGACTGAAAGTGTTTGGAGGAGGGTACAGCATGAGTAGACGtggtggaggtggtggtgccgCTGGCGGTGCTGACGCCGCCAGTCGGTtgctgatgatggtgatggtgctggtgctggtgctggtggaaGGATCCGGCACTGGGGTGACCGGTACCAAAGCAGGACGAGCTGGCCGTCGTCGTGGTTTCGTCGAGAGTGGGCGAGAGCATCAGCGAAGGCATCCGCCGCACGATCTGCGGTGCCTGCGTGTAAattgtgggtgggtggtgcggTGGGGAGTGCGAGGAGGGCTGTGGTGCCGAGGGTGACAGGCAACCGCCCGCTCGTTCACCCTTTTCAGTCTgagattttgtttttttcggtATCAACGGGATGTTTCAGCGGtcagcaaacaaataaaaaccaaaGTTTATTAAGCCCATTCAGGTATTATATAGGAACAgcgagggagagagagagatagagaaagaaagagagaagaACAGAGAGGAGAAGACAGATATTGTGAGCATATTTTGTTGGGTGGTTACTTTTCAACTTTTCAAAATCTACCAAGTTCGGCCAATTGTTAAGCAATACTTAGCAACAAAAGCTAATACTAACAGTGCAATAGTAACATTAATATCCTTATAATGCAGAACAACTTCAACAGAAAATGGTATCATAAAACAGTCCTTTTCGCAACAGGAATTTACATAATACCATAATACGATTATACATTTTACACTATTTTACActattatttgtaatttaaaaaacaaaacaatctaTCCGTTGATACGATAAAATGGATTCGGAAATTCTATCTTACATGAACTAAGGTGTACCAGCTTTTAGATATTATAAAACTTGAAAACCTTATTTAAGCAACGGCTAGTTCAATTTATAACTTTGAACCATAAATTAAACGTAAAATTCAAGGAAAGAGGGTGAACATCGCAGAAAGTCACGTACGGCTTAAGTCGACAACAAAAATCCAGTAACTAACAAGTACAAAAAGTTAGTGCAAAGTAAAAAACAACTGACTTTGCTTAAATCAATGACAGCTACACAAAGAGGAGAAATAGTTAAAAAAATCGGAATAAACACAAATCAAAGACAGACGAAAGCAGCAAGCAAAGTAATTTGTTATCAATTTGCGAAAGGACTTTCACTCAAGGGACTAAAACGCGGGGATAGCAAACATACAGTGAAAACACACTACACTGTACACCCCACACACTATAAACGGATTAACTATAATCTAAAATCAAGATTTTCAAACGATATGTTAATAGAGAATTCTGTACAACCAATGaagaaatattattgaaaatGAATCGAGAAGTTCCCAATTCAGTTtataggaatttaattaatatttcccGCTTGAGAATCTTtcaaaaacctttttttttttaatttaatttatgaataGGTAAAGTTCCACTTGTTTTTGGGTATAAACATGTTTTCACGAAACTGCCAAAAACCTTATATCCATTGCGGATAGTACTTATAAAAGTTTGAACAGTTCGaaagttttttttaacaatatATACTTTAATTTATAGCTGCCATGGAAACAGGCGGAAAATGTCTGGCTAATTAAAATTCTTGATTTGAAACCATAGTTTTTCTCGCAGTGATCGCTGTCCAGGCAAGATGGATGTGCTGACTAAGTGGCCAAGTCCTAGCAGTTGGCCGATAGACTAGCATGTGCCCTCCCCCTCGGTCCCCTGACCACTTGGACTTACCACATTGGCCTGCCG
Encoded proteins:
- the LOC6616244 gene encoding uncharacterized protein LOC6616244 isoform X6, which produces MYSSKETKSAAKAQKKTQKVNKNRQQALPNGIKVKSPPNAKNIQTNNNNKQTNINNNNSSNNNNNSSIVPNNNSKNNTLPVNVAQKAKENYEAEKSIQSPAMGATTLPGYENVPKMERSNSFLRTKLNKLINHLTGSKENLSRTDSDGDSSRTPYIFTRSRSMIQMRRPNRRSFIEPQLEQLSEETEKSGDLTSPASPRKTSVVDLQVSSPVLLRRSELTSSVRTPKRRQSAQPFTSTPLDEMQSPAQRKGSVMSLNQTEPANPQLNFQKRRSNTLIASFKSTFSGFTGSGSGAEKKEKMNPKWSASLQSLQAIDNMVSYSNMSFIDYDKFNGYEKQLERQQSLMSLAEQPVPTATQLPLPPSALAQSHSPSPLGDTSRTSVHLGSSLDESVRTVVMRRRRSKTSLEGRSKTSLEGRSSMASLNSAFNLDTDYDHNLDRVHNVYRESLDSRTLELLNQRTRNSFIHDQAVLYDALNLEDGSVAMRCALCSMRVCRSGSMRQQQQQRERDAVDGRGKPGKQLKSKSLTHLDGLDSGVVACQHGPPGMATSTTATTSITATTAGGIGATSGLFATTGAPGSLGRQANVVSSSEFFSVSFCLDSSQQPDEEFIPATKGVTLLNALSHALRRRNLSFTQITITDNNPTPSFLDAGPSLLPVSVDEQTDVESLAGHHLCITERGSNRKPLQKAASFGSRQPPPRLLPSVSTEETSESGVAPGKQIKQRWSSIFGIKNPQQSQLCELLNSYAKNGVPQRADSMNFDHPDLVNSLAYLQGMHKSWRDFVNSDSMSESEVKIQTAIWELVTTEVYYIHALQTVTDLFLACLEAVQEERLLIDVDQARLFSNVRAVCEANIMFWTLWLYPMVAHSVITHEPLRCAFFQEGFLSFASIFAPYKIYCAEQSTCQFYCKELNHNNALFTSYLAWCESQKMCNRLRLADIVVRPMQRLTKYSLLLAAIKKHMSDVEEIEAIDVMMHSVENFVGSVNNHLTMRQENERLKGVMVRIESYDVVDTNNEMLDKLIKQHSQMFDLCAPMRGCPAYHVRHLFMEGDHKFKDNLGKSDVHCFLLTDLLLVCKTIAKRGLGALKVIRQPYLTDQLIVQLAPNNSLNCVYLNEFQVATTAFTLQCTEAKNWYDALWRAKTIYQRLKRGGGGGGSGSGTVGGGDSFRFGGSATSGGTADSLGVRKSPMNSSICSHVSSANNSHSGSVEWNDSRNISVDFEKTNSVSSDEGSSIMTGNHGVNLKGKQQLISGLHKTKMGIIGQMGSKSANTLSVQPMNHLGQSLPNLNMHHSHTVPLRRGMAFSTSTKNPPLRKTRNITSQNSINWHQIPATPTPPSPRSQYQSPGVVCMQKSLPLLLPTSTDEGQGPTQPPPPLQKQLSHQAPLPTTIHNQSSTETDV
- the LOC6616244 gene encoding uncharacterized protein LOC6616244 isoform X2, with product MGGGFAAPPITLASNQRPVALDQVEIPISATDMHEKLLEKEDKTERTNLLGRSKDKPPKDKPPKQSKFAEGLRRSFRRGDHRSLEIKRQEPTAEELKAKSRATPPPPSTLRSDNNNRLPFALSHLNLPGLGLGVGVGVGGHINPALLLDSPDECTPPEYAYQHLSSVATTNSSTSLESSCELGELSGSQNSVFYWASMGGEVSTSAGAAAADGTAGTGAGTGAGAGAAVPIEGQDRRRLETQNSSRSDQQPITTNASSAPGNSSRSCSLTSDSSSIRLTRLQNFLFKSSNESSRSCQGHSNEGFTVSSHNSSSGEWEQLGAYLSSSSGVGGGHDFQGGSFPEESTPDDTDATLPVETSSSGGGGGYYQYTLTSPNNPFLPEITARTYHSTYSEDGAVEGGEPTTDDLQLDGKYGCAGSRSAQLPTPSYSRAGSQESTHSEGGGPPGPTPSPASSSSSTPGRHRRKLFSLNSPTRLLHHQQQQAPQSGANSASPPSGGSSNDGGGGKFNSASLVRSLNPFLPSVTSPKKAPHKQSAVTSPGSLTPDLSTKREEFLRATMKICLVVSPPNSKLQLKSKSLTHLDGLDSGVVACQHGPPGMATSTTATTSITATTAGGIGATSGLFATTGAPGSLGRQANVTEKGERAGGCLSPSAPQPSSHSPPHHPPTIYTQAPQIVRRMPSLMLSPTLDETTTTASSSCFGTGHPSAGSFHQHQHQHHHHHQQPTGGVSTASGTTTSTTSTHAVPSSKHFQSAGEAAATSSSSTLSPHSATSATLGGGGVGGGGGAGGGGLTSPVGCSTSSGSTMKKKSSFMKRKKPLLTRSEVSSSEFFSVSFCLDSSQQPDEEFIPATKGVTLLNALSHALRRRNLSFTQITITDNNPTPSFLDAGPSLLPVSVDEQTDVESLAGHHLCITERGSNRKPLQKAASFGSRQPPPRLLPSVSTEETSESGVAPGKQIKQRWSSIFGIKNPQQSQLCELLNSYAKNGVPQRADSMNFDHPDLVNSLAYLQGMHKSWRDFVNSDSMSESEVKIQTAIWELVTTEVYYIHALQTVTDLFLACLEAVQEERLLIDVDQARLFSNVRAVCEANIMFWTLWLYPMVAHSVITHEPLRCAFFQEGFLSFASIFAPYKIYCAEQSTCQFYCKELNHNNALFTSYLAWCESQKMCNRLRLADIVVRPMQRLTKYSLLLAAIKKHMSDVEEIEAIDVMMHSVENFVGSVNNHLTMRQENERLKGVMVRIESYDVVDTNNEMLDKLIKQHSQMFDLCAPMRGCPAYHVRHLFMEGDHKFKDNLGKSDVHCFLLTDLLLVCKTIAKRGLGALKVIRQPYLTDQLIVQLAPNNSLNCVYLNEFQVATTAFTLQCTEAKNWYDALWRAKTIYQRLKRGGGGGGSGSGTVGGGDSFRFGGSATSGGTADSLGVRKSPMNSSICSHVSSANNSHSGSVEWNDSRNISVDFEKTNSVSSDEGSSIMTGNHGVNLKGKQQLISGLHKTKMGIIGQMGSKSANTLSVQPMNHLGQSLPNLNMHHSHTVPLRRGMAFSTSTKNPPLRKTRNITSQNSINWHQIPATPTPPSPRSQYQSPGVVCMQKSLPLLLPTSTDEGQGPTQPPPPLQKQLSHQAPLPTTIHNQSSTETDV
- the LOC6616244 gene encoding uncharacterized protein LOC6616244 isoform X1, whose protein sequence is MGGGFAAPPITLASNQRPVALDQVEIPISATDMHEKLLEKEDKTERTNLLGRSKDKPPKDKPPKQSKFAEGLRRSFRRGDHRSLEIKRQEPTAEELKAKSRATPPPPSTLRSDNNNRLPFALSHLNLPGLGLGVGVGVGGHINPALLLDSPDECTPPEYAYQHLSSVATTNSSTSLESSCELGELSGSQNSVFYWASMGGEVSTSAGAAAADGTAGTGAGTGAGAGAAVPIEGQDRRRLETQNSSRSDQQPITTNASSAPGNSSRSCSLTSDSSSIRLTRLQNFLFKSSNESSRSCQGHSNEGFTVSSHNSSSGEWEQLGAYLSSSSGVGGGHDFQGGSFPEESTPDDTDATLPVETSSSGGGGGYYQYTLTSPNNPFLPEITARTYHSTYSEDGAVEGGEPTTDDLQLDGKYGCAGSRSAQLPTPSYSRAGSQESTHSEGGGPPGPTPSPASSSSSTPGRHRRKLFSLNSPTRLLHHQQQQAPQSGANSASPPSGGSSNDGGGGKFNSASLVRSLNPFLPSVTSPKKAPHKQSAVTSPGSLTPDLSTKREEFLRATMKICLVVSPPNSKLQLKSKSLTHLDGLDSGVVACQHGPPGMATSTTATTSITATTAGGIGATSGLFATTGAPGSLGRQANVTEKGERAGGCLSPSAPQPSSHSPPHHPPTIYTQAPQIVRRMPSLMLSPTLDETTTTASSSCFGTGHPSAGSFHQHQHQHHHHHQQPTGGVSTASGTTTSTTSTHAVPSSKHFQSAGEAAATSSSSTLSPHSATSATLGGGGVGGGGGAGGGGLTSPVGCSTSSGSTMKKKSSFMKRKKPLLTRSEVSSSEFFSVSFCLDSSQQPDEEFIPATKGVTLLNALSHALRRRNLSFTQITITDNNPTPSFLDAGPSLLPVSVDEQTDVESLAGHHLCITERGSNRKPLQKAASFGSRQPPPRLLPSVSTEETSESGVAPGKQIKQRWSSIFGIKNPQQSQLCELLNSYAKNGVPQRADSMNFDHPDLVNSLAYLQGMHKSWRDFVNSDSMSESEVKIQTAIWELVTTEVYYIHALQTVTDLFLACLEAVQEERLLIDVDQARLFSNVRAVCEANIMFWTLWLYPMVAHSVITHEPLRCAFFQEGFLSFASIFAPYKIYCAEQSTCQFYCKELNHNNALFTSYLAWCESQKMCNRLRLADIVVRPMQRLTKYSLLLAAIKKHMSDVEEIEAIDVMMHSVENFVGSVNNHLTMRQENERLKGVMVRIESYDVVDTNNEMLDKLIKQHSQMFDLCAPMRGCPAYHVRHLFMEGDHKFKDNLGKSDVHCFLLTDLLLVCKTIAKRGLGALKVIRQPYLTDQLIVQLAPNNSLNCVYLNEFQVATTAFTLQCTEAKNWYDALWRAKTIYQRLKRGGGGGGSGSGTVGGGDSFRFGGSATSGGTADSLGVRKSPMNSSICSHVSSANNSHSGSVEWNDSRNISVDFEKTNSVSSDEGSSIMTGNHGVNLKGKQQLISGLHKTKMGIIGQMGSKSANTLSVQPMNHLGQSLPNLNMHHSHTNNTLLVPGSTTSHSGNMLLSPSHRGISYPPPSPTRVPLRRGMAFSTSTKNPPLRKTRNITSQNSINWHQIPATPTPPSPRSQYQSPGVVCMQKSLPLLLPTSTDEGQGPTQPPPPLQKQLSHQAPLPTTIHNQSSTETDV
- the LOC6616244 gene encoding uncharacterized protein LOC6616244 isoform X3, which produces MYSSKETKSAAKAQKKTQKVNKNRQQALPNGIKVKSPPNAKNIQTNNNNKQTNINNNNSSNNNNNSSIVPNNNSKNNTLPVNVAQKAKENYEAEKSIQSPAMGATTLPGYENVPKMERSNSFLRTKLNKLINHLTGSKENLSRTDSDGDSSRTPYIFTRSRSMIQMRRPNRRSFIEPQLEQLSEETEKSGDLTSPASPRKTSVVDLQVSSPVLLRRSELTSSVRTPKRRQSAQPFTSTPLDEMQSPAQRKGSVMSLNQTEPANPQLNFQKRRSNTLIASFKSTFSGFTGSGSGAEKKEKMNPKWSASLQSLQAIDNMVSYSNMSFIDYDKFNGYEKQLERQQSLMSLAEQPVPTATQLPLPPSALAQSHSPSPLGDTSRTSVHLGSSLDESVRTVVMRRRRSKTSLEGRSKTSLEGRSSMASLNSAFNLDTDYDHNLDRVHNVYRESLDSRTLELLNQRTRNSFIHDQAVLYDALNLEDGSVAMRCALCSMRVCRSGSMRQQQQQRERDAVDGRGKPGKQLKSKSLTHLDGLDSGVVACQHGPPGMATSTTATTSITATTAGGIGATSGLFATTGAPGSLGRQANVTEKGERAGGCLSPSAPQPSSHSPPHHPPTIYTQAPQIVRRMPSLMLSPTLDETTTTASSSCFGTGHPSAGSFHQHQHQHHHHHQQPTGGVSTASGTTTSTTSTHAVPSSKHFQSAGEAAATSSSSTLSPHSATSATLGGGGVGGGGGAGGGGLTSPVGCSTSSGSTMKKKSSFMKRKKPLLTRSEVSSSEFFSVSFCLDSSQQPDEEFIPATKGVTLLNALSHALRRRNLSFTQITITDNNPTPSFLDAGPSLLPVSVDEQTDVESLAGHHLCITERGSNRKPLQKAASFGSRQPPPRLLPSVSTEETSESGVAPGKQIKQRWSSIFGIKNPQQSQLCELLNSYAKNGVPQRADSMNFDHPDLVNSLAYLQGMHKSWRDFVNSDSMSESEVKIQTAIWELVTTEVYYIHALQTVTDLFLACLEAVQEERLLIDVDQARLFSNVRAVCEANIMFWTLWLYPMVAHSVITHEPLRCAFFQEGFLSFASIFAPYKIYCAEQSTCQFYCKELNHNNALFTSYLAWCESQKMCNRLRLADIVVRPMQRLTKYSLLLAAIKKHMSDVEEIEAIDVMMHSVENFVGSVNNHLTMRQENERLKGVMVRIESYDVVDTNNEMLDKLIKQHSQMFDLCAPMRGCPAYHVRHLFMEGDHKFKDNLGKSDVHCFLLTDLLLVCKTIAKRGLGALKVIRQPYLTDQLIVQLAPNNSLNCVYLNEFQVATTAFTLQCTEAKNWYDALWRAKTIYQRLKRGGGGGGSGSGTVGGGDSFRFGGSATSGGTADSLGVRKSPMNSSICSHVSSANNSHSGSVEWNDSRNISVDFEKTNSVSSDEGSSIMTGNHGVNLKGKQQLISGLHKTKMGIIGQMGSKSANTLSVQPMNHLGQSLPNLNMHHSHTNNTLLVPGSTTSHSGNMLLSPSHRGISYPPPSPTRVPLRRGMAFSTSTKNPPLRKTRNITSQNSINWHQIPATPTPPSPRSQYQSPGVVCMQKSLPLLLPTSTDEGQGPTQPPPPLQKQLSHQAPLPTTIHNQSSTETDV